A genomic stretch from Sphingobacterium sp. ML3W includes:
- a CDS encoding lipopolysaccharide biosynthesis protein, with protein MDNTREKGELSLKELVHLIQKWLKFLLGRWYILIIAGLIGGAVGSFYASTKRTAYTAITTFVLESGEKSSGFSQYEGLASMVGMDIGGSGGGIFQGDNLLEFYKSRKMLQATLLKTSASDTSKLLIDRYLELEEEKQQKDKQIDFRKHDAGFELRQRDSLMNKVIGQLIKKNLKVDKLDKKLSIIKVEITAFDESFAKEFNTALVQQVNDFYMQTKTKRAQHNIQLLQQQADSIRCMMNGNISTMASIVDATPNLNPTRQAQRIVPSQRSQFSAETNKAILNQLVQNLEIAKMTLLKESPLIQLIDVPTFPLENKVVSKKFYFFIGFILCFVFSAFILTLIRFYKSAMSEEQID; from the coding sequence ATGGATAATACGCGAGAAAAAGGTGAGCTGTCATTAAAAGAATTGGTGCATTTAATTCAAAAATGGCTAAAATTTCTACTTGGTAGATGGTATATTCTAATTATTGCGGGACTAATAGGTGGCGCTGTGGGGTCATTTTATGCAAGTACCAAAAGAACGGCTTATACTGCTATCACAACCTTCGTTTTAGAATCTGGAGAGAAGAGTAGTGGATTTAGTCAATATGAAGGTTTGGCTTCGATGGTGGGGATGGACATTGGCGGATCCGGGGGCGGGATTTTTCAGGGCGATAATTTACTGGAATTTTATAAATCCCGCAAAATGCTTCAAGCTACTTTACTTAAAACTTCTGCGTCAGATACTAGCAAGCTTCTGATTGACCGTTATTTAGAATTGGAAGAGGAGAAACAGCAAAAAGATAAGCAGATCGATTTTCGAAAACATGATGCGGGATTTGAGTTAAGACAACGTGATAGTCTGATGAATAAAGTCATTGGTCAGCTTATCAAGAAAAATCTGAAAGTAGATAAATTGGATAAAAAGTTGTCGATTATAAAAGTGGAAATTACAGCATTTGACGAGTCTTTTGCTAAAGAATTTAATACGGCCTTAGTGCAGCAAGTCAATGACTTTTACATGCAGACCAAAACAAAAAGGGCCCAGCATAATATTCAATTGCTACAACAGCAGGCAGATTCCATCCGTTGTATGATGAATGGAAACATTAGTACAATGGCTTCTATTGTCGATGCTACCCCGAATTTGAACCCAACACGTCAGGCACAGCGTATAGTACCTAGTCAACGTTCACAATTTTCAGCCGAAACGAATAAAGCTATTTTAAACCAGCTGGTTCAAAATTTGGAAATTGCAAAAATGACCCTATTAAAAGAATCTCCCCTCATTCAGTTAATCGATGTTCCGACATTTCCGCTGGAAAATAAAGTAGTAAGCAAAAAGTTCTATTTCTTTATAGGTTTTATTTTGTGTTTTGTGTTTTCCGCCTTTATATTAACATTAATTAGATTTTACAAATCAGCGATGAGTGAGGAGCAAATTGATTAA